ACGGCGCCTTCGTCTTCCGCCGATGGCGGGGGAGAATTCCTCCCCTTTCGGGACTGCCTTTACGGTGTCGATCGAGGCGAAGTCGGGTGTGACGACGGGGATATCGGCCGCCGACCGCGCGACCACGATCCGCGCCGCTACAGCCCCCGACGCGAAGGCCGATGATCTCGTGCGGCCGGGGCACGTCTTCCCGATCGTGGCGCGCGAGGGCGGGGTGCTCGTCAGGACGGGCCAGACCGAGGGATCCGTGGACCTCGCCCGACTGGCGGGGTGCTCCCCGGCCGGGGTCATCTGCGAGATCATGAAGGAAGACGGAACGATGGCACGGATGCCGGACCTGCGGGAATTTTCGGAGAGACACGGCCTCAGGATCGTATCCATAAAGGATCTGGTCGCGTACCGGGTGCGGCGGGAGAAGCTCGTATCGCTGGTGGGGGAAGCGCGGCTCCCGGTCCGGTCCGCCGGGGAATTCGAGGTCATCGCTTTTCGAAGCGACATCGATGGGCAAACGCACCTGGCGCTGGTCAAGGGGAAGGTCCGATCCGATGCGCCGACCCTGGTCCGCGTCCATTCCGAATGTCTGACCGGGGATGTGTTCGGCTCCCTCCGGTGCGACTGCGGTGAGCAGCTCGAGGATGCCCTGGCGCGTATCCACGCGGAAGGGGAAGGCGTGCTCCTCTACATGAGACAGGAAGGGCGGGGAATCGGGCTGGGAAACAAGATTCTCGCGTACGAACTCCAGGACCGGGGGCTCGACACGATCGAAGCGAACGAGAAGCTGGGATTTCTCCCGGACATGCGGGATTACGGTACGGGCGCGCAGATCCTGAAGGAACTCGGA
Above is a window of Deltaproteobacteria bacterium DNA encoding:
- a CDS encoding bifunctional 3,4-dihydroxy-2-butanone-4-phosphate synthase/GTP cyclohydrolase II, whose translation is MCSGNGTADATAAQGGTKGLARIEDALEDIRAGRMVILVDDEDRENEGDLTIAADHVTPEIVNFMARYGRGLICLTVTEERARRLRLPPMAGENSSPFGTAFTVSIEAKSGVTTGISAADRATTIRAATAPDAKADDLVRPGHVFPIVAREGGVLVRTGQTEGSVDLARLAGCSPAGVICEIMKEDGTMARMPDLREFSERHGLRIVSIKDLVAYRVRREKLVSLVGEARLPVRSAGEFEVIAFRSDIDGQTHLALVKGKVRSDAPTLVRVHSECLTGDVFGSLRCDCGEQLEDALARIHAEGEGVLLYMRQEGRGIGLGNKILAYELQDRGLDTIEANEKLGFLPDMRDYGTGAQILKELGIRDIRLMTNNPRKIVGLEGYGLRIVERLPIDVGPNPVNAGYLSTKRRKLGHLLAETAAVGSRNTCGT